GCTTCTTCCAAGGCTTTTTGAGCTTGTCCACGGAAGTCCATGAAGGCTGCCCATGTATCCAAGACTTCTTCTTGATTAGCAAAAGTTTCCGCTTCTGGCAATTCTGACAATTGAACGAAGTCTTCAGCTTCAAACTCAAGATATGACCAGATTTCCTCTGCTGTGTGAGGAAGGATTGGTGTCAAGAGTTTGGTGATTTTCACAAGAATGTCATAGAAGACAGTCTGCATTTGACGGCGTTCCAATGATTTGGCACCTTCGATGTAAACAACATCTTTAGCAAAATCAAGGTAAAAGGCTGATAAATCAACGTTGATAAAGTTCACCAAGGCCTTGTAGATTGTCAAGAATTCAAAGTTTGCGTAGGCATCACGAATGGTCTTGACAAGCTGGTTAAAGCGAATCGTCATGTACTTATCAACTGAACGAAGTTCTTCGTAAGCTACTGCATCCTCAGCTGGGTTAAAGTCAGATGTATTGGCAATCAAGAAACGAAGAGTGTTACGGATCTTGCGGTAAGTTTCAGAAACTTGGCTCAAGATATCCATAGAGATACGCACGTCGTTGCTTGAGTCTACGCTTGTTACCCAGAGACGCAAGATTTCTGCACCAAATTGTTTTTCAACATCACTTGGAGCAATGGTATTTCCAAGAGATTTAGACATCTTCTCACCTTTACCGTCAAGGGCAAAACCTTGTGACAAGATTTGTTTGTAAGGTGCTACGCCATGGTTGGCAACAGATGTGATGAGTGATGAGTTGAACCAACCACGGTACTGGTCAGAACCTTCTAGGTAAAGGTCTGCTGGGTAAGTCAACTCAGGACGGTTTACTACCACTCCATTCCATGATGAACCTGAGTCAAACCAAACGTCCATGATGTCTGTTTCTTTCTTGAATTCGCCATTTGGTGAACCTGGATGAGTAAATCCTTCTGGTAAGAGGTCTTTGGCATCACGTTCCCACCAAATGCTTGAACCATGTTCCTCAAATAGTTGAGCCACATGTTCAATCGTTTCAGCAGTCATGATCGCTGTACCATCTTCAGCGTAGAAAATTGGAAGCGGAACACCCCAAGCACGTTGACGAGAGATAACCCAGTCGCCACGGTCACGGATCATATTGTAAAGACGAACTTTACCCCATTCTGAGTGGAATTTCACTTTTTCAATTTCATCCAAGATTTCTTGGCGGAATTTAGAAACTGAGGCAAACCATTGTGGTACTGCACGCCAGATGATTGGTTTCTTAGTACGCCAGTCAAATGGATATGAGTGAGAGATTTCTTCTTGGGCAAGAAGGAGGTTACCAAGTTTTTCAATAACAGTTGGAACTACCTTTTCATAGAATTGACCTTCAAACTCAGGACCAGCATTCTTCATCATGATACCACGTTCGTCAACAGTGACTGCGACTTCAAGACCATTAGCAATACCGACATTGTAGTCGTCCTCACCAAAACCAGGGGCTGTATGGACAATACCTGTACCAGAGTCAGTTGTAACGTGGTCACCAAGGATAACGAGTTCATCTACAGCTGTATCCCATGGGTGTTCTGTTACGATGTGGTTCAATTCTTGACCACGGTAAGTTGCCAAAACTTGAACATCAGCCCAACCAAATTTCTCAGATAAGCTATTCAATAATTCTGCAGCAACGACAAACTTACGAGCTTCACCTGCAGGTTGAACCACGACGTAATCAATATCCGCTCCGACAGTCAAACCACGAGAAGCTGTGATAGTAAATGGAGTCGTTGTCCAAACAACGATATAAGTGTCTGTATCAAGGACACCTTTGCCATCTTTTACCTTGTTGGCATAGTAAAGGGAAGTTGAAACCAAGTCATGGTATTCAATCTCTGCTTCAGCAAGGGCAGACTCAGATGACCAAGACCAGTAAACTGGCTTGGCACCACGGTAGATATAACCCTTGTTAGCCATCTCACCGAAGACACGAATTTGGGCTGCTTCATAGTCAGGAGTCAAGGTCACATATGGATTTTCCCAGTCACCAGAAACACCCAAACGTTTGAAGTCTTCACGTTGTTTATCTACTTGTGAAAGAGCGTATTCACGGCAAAGTTTCAAGTACTCAACCAAGTCCATTTCTTTACGTTTGACACCCTGTTTTGCCAAAACTTGCTCGATTGGCAGACCGTGAGTATCCCAACCTGGAATATAGGGTGCATAAAATCCTGACATAGATTTTGAACGAACAATGATATCTTTTGAAATCTTGTTCATAGCATGTCCAACGTGGATATTTCCGTTTGCGTATGGAGGGCCATCATGCAAGGTGAAATGAGGTTTTCCTTGGTTCAATTCTTGACGACGTTGATAAAGTTTTGCATCTTCCCATTCCTTTTGCCAAACTGGCTCTTTGGTCGGAAGGCCTGCACGCATTGGGAAAGCTGTTTTCCCAAGATTAAGGGTATCTTTGAGTTTCATGGTATCTCCTTTATAAATAATAACAAATTAAAAACCACGACTGCCAAAAAGGACGAAAATCGTGGTACCACCTTTATTCGGAAAAAGATTTAGTCTTTCTCCCTCTTATCCCGTAACGTGGGGAACGTCAAATCTTACTAGCTTCAGACTTGAGTTTTTGAGAGGATAATCTTATCAATAGGGATTACAGGACTCACACCATCTCCTGCTCGCTGGAAATATAAGGATAAGATATTGTTCTCAGAATATTTCTTATAAAATTGTAACAGATTCTTGCGGTGCTTCAAATCCTGGTGCTGAATCAAACGTTTCTGTAGCTGGTGATGGACCTGACGGATGCACTGGAGCTACTTCTGGTTCTTCGTACATTGGACCAACTGGATGAGCAGGCTCTTCTTCAATTTGAGGACTCACTACAGGAGTTGGATTTTCCACTTCCTGTTTAGCTTGAGCTTCAAATTCAGCCAATTCTTTATTGGCTGCCTCAATACGAGCCTGTAACTCTGTCATTTCTTCTTGAGAAAATTGACGTGTCATATCAATTGGTTCTTCCTCAATTGGAGCTGGAATCGGTTCTCCAAGTACTTCGCTAACCACTTCTTTAAAGGCTTCATCACTTGTCTGAAGATAAGTAGCTGTTGGACGAAGAATATCTTCCCAATCTGAAGATTCAACAATAGCCAACTGACTCTCAATTGTAGATTTAAGACGTTGGTGGAAGACACGACTCTTATTCTTCAATTCTTCGGTTTCAACAGCAACTTTCTTAGCATTATCAGCTGCCTGACGAAGAATTTCATTTGCCTTGTATTTTGCTTCTTCCAATAATCGATGTGCATCCTGTTCAGCTTGATGAATAATATTATTTGAACGATCGTGTGCTGTTTGTTTCACTCTCTCAGCTGTATCTTGGGCAATCAATACAGACTGGCTCAACGAATCTTTCATCTCATCAAAGTAAGACAAACGCTCTTCCAAATTTTTAATATGTAAATCCTTATCATGATTAGAACGAACCAAATCTTCATAATCACGAACTACAATATCTAAAAATTCATCTACTTCTTCTGGATCAAAACCTCTAAAACGTGTGCTAAAGGTTTTATCTTTGATTTCTAACGATGTAATTGGCATATTTTTCCTCACTTACTTAATAATAACTGGACGGTTATTTTTTTCTTCTCTTTTTTTGTTTGTCCCTTATCTTGAAGCAATCTCAAGCGCCCAAATTTTCTCACACTAATCAAGTCTCCAACTTGAACAGTATAATCTGATTTGTCTACCACATGATAATTTACTTGGACAAGTTTCTTTTCAATCAACTGGTTTGCTTGATTTCTAGATAATTTTAAAACATTTGATAAAAGAACATCTAATCTAAAACTAGACACGCATAAATCCAGCTCTCTATACTGTTCTAGCTTATCTATTTTCTCGGTGAAAGGACGTTCCTCCAGCGAAACGGGTATACGGCCAATTTTCTTTAATCCATCTTGAAAGAGAAGAAGAAACTGCTGATTAATCATAATCTGCGCCCGTTCTTCATCTACTAGGATATCTCCAAAAAGTTTCCGTTCAATCCCTAATTGATTGATGACTGTCCCTAAAATCTTAGCATGCGTTAAGTGTTCAAATTTATTGGAATACACAATTTCCTGGAGAGACATTTCAAAATCTGAAAACTCTGGCTGGAAATAATCTGGGTATAATAAAACTCGAACATACTCACTTGAGACGAATTCCCCACTACTGCTACAAGCAAGACCATAGGTTTTGGCCAAAATCTTTAATAGCTTCTCCTGATGAGGATTGATAAAAGGAGTTAAAAAAGGAGCATAGCTATCTTCTACCTTTTTTATCCATTCCATTCCCTTATCAAGAAATGGACGATCTTCTATGGAGAAATGCTGGTAAATCCCTTTATTCATCCTATCATCGCCAGAAAACGGACTAGGTTTTCTCCTAAAAATCGAATCAAAACAATCGCAACCCAAATAGATAAATCCAGACCTGCTATCTGTAAAGGCAGGCGTTGCAAAGGAGCAAGCACTGGTTTTACCAATGCTACAATCCAACGACCCAAACTTGATTCATAGGCACCTGGAAACCAAGACATGACAGCAAAGGCTACCAAAATCAGGGAGTAAATATCCACTGCATTATAAATCATACGAATTAAAAAAATCATCATCGTACTCTATTTCGTCTCATATCAAAATCAAACTCACCCTGTTGATCTTCATCTGGTAAACGAATATCTTCAACATTTACAATAACATTCACTGGTGTCAACAGGTACATGGTAGAAGCTACCTTTTTCAAATTTCCAGCTAGAACATGGCAAGCTCCATCCAGATAATCTAAACAACGACGAGCTTGCACTTCAGTCATATATTGAAAATCAATCAAAATACTTTCGTTTCCTGCTAATAAATCAACAATTTCTATCGCATCTTCATATTTTCTAGGATAACGAACATCAATTGTTACTTTTTCAGTAGAATGCTGATTTTGCTTTGCTAACTCTTGTTGACGTGCATGCAGTCTAGTAATATTATTTTCTTTTGTACTACTTGTGCTTGGTGTTTGATTCGTTGAGAGAGCCTTTTCCTGTGTA
Above is a genomic segment from Streptococcus sp. SN-1 containing:
- the ileS gene encoding isoleucine--tRNA ligase, with product MKLKDTLNLGKTAFPMRAGLPTKEPVWQKEWEDAKLYQRRQELNQGKPHFTLHDGPPYANGNIHVGHAMNKISKDIIVRSKSMSGFYAPYIPGWDTHGLPIEQVLAKQGVKRKEMDLVEYLKLCREYALSQVDKQREDFKRLGVSGDWENPYVTLTPDYEAAQIRVFGEMANKGYIYRGAKPVYWSWSSESALAEAEIEYHDLVSTSLYYANKVKDGKGVLDTDTYIVVWTTTPFTITASRGLTVGADIDYVVVQPAGEARKFVVAAELLNSLSEKFGWADVQVLATYRGQELNHIVTEHPWDTAVDELVILGDHVTTDSGTGIVHTAPGFGEDDYNVGIANGLEVAVTVDERGIMMKNAGPEFEGQFYEKVVPTVIEKLGNLLLAQEEISHSYPFDWRTKKPIIWRAVPQWFASVSKFRQEILDEIEKVKFHSEWGKVRLYNMIRDRGDWVISRQRAWGVPLPIFYAEDGTAIMTAETIEHVAQLFEEHGSSIWWERDAKDLLPEGFTHPGSPNGEFKKETDIMDVWFDSGSSWNGVVVNRPELTYPADLYLEGSDQYRGWFNSSLITSVANHGVAPYKQILSQGFALDGKGEKMSKSLGNTIAPSDVEKQFGAEILRLWVTSVDSSNDVRISMDILSQVSETYRKIRNTLRFLIANTSDFNPAEDAVAYEELRSVDKYMTIRFNQLVKTIRDAYANFEFLTIYKALVNFINVDLSAFYLDFAKDVVYIEGAKSLERRQMQTVFYDILVKITKLLTPILPHTAEEIWSYLEFEAEDFVQLSELPEAETFANQEEVLDTWAAFMDFRGQAQKALEEARNAKVIGKSLEAHLTVYPNEVVKTLLEAVNSNVAQLLIVSELTIAEGPAPEAAVSFEDVAFTVERAAGQVCDRCRRIDPTTAERSYHAVICDHCASIVEENFAEAVAEGFEEK
- a CDS encoding DivIVA domain-containing protein, translating into MPITSLEIKDKTFSTRFRGFDPEEVDEFLDIVVRDYEDLVRSNHDKDLHIKNLEERLSYFDEMKDSLSQSVLIAQDTAERVKQTAHDRSNNIIHQAEQDAHRLLEEAKYKANEILRQAADNAKKVAVETEELKNKSRVFHQRLKSTIESQLAIVESSDWEDILRPTATYLQTSDEAFKEVVSEVLGEPIPAPIEEEPIDMTRQFSQEEMTELQARIEAANKELAEFEAQAKQEVENPTPVVSPQIEEEPAHPVGPMYEEPEVAPVHPSGPSPATETFDSAPGFEAPQESVTIL
- a CDS encoding RNA-binding protein, whose product is MNKGIYQHFSIEDRPFLDKGMEWIKKVEDSYAPFLTPFINPHQEKLLKILAKTYGLACSSSGEFVSSEYVRVLLYPDYFQPEFSDFEMSLQEIVYSNKFEHLTHAKILGTVINQLGIERKLFGDILVDEERAQIMINQQFLLLFQDGLKKIGRIPVSLEERPFTEKIDKLEQYRELDLCVSSFRLDVLLSNVLKLSRNQANQLIEKKLVQVNYHVVDKSDYTVQVGDLISVRKFGRLRLLQDKGQTKKEKKKITVQLLLSK
- a CDS encoding YggT family protein; the encoded protein is MIFLIRMIYNAVDIYSLILVAFAVMSWFPGAYESSLGRWIVALVKPVLAPLQRLPLQIAGLDLSIWVAIVLIRFLGENLVRFLAMIG
- a CDS encoding cell division protein SepF, which produces MSLKDRFDRFIDYFTEDEDLSLPNEKRDEPILTPVNSTQEKALSTNQTPSTSSTKENNITRLHARQQELAKQNQHSTEKVTIDVRYPRKYEDAIEIVDLLAGNESILIDFQYMTEVQARRCLDYLDGACHVLAGNLKKVASTMYLLTPVNVIVNVEDIRLPDEDQQGEFDFDMRRNRVR